Within the Vanacampus margaritifer isolate UIUO_Vmar chromosome 8, RoL_Vmar_1.0, whole genome shotgun sequence genome, the region AGTGAGCACTGATATAACGCATGCATACACGGTCACCACACtataggtacacttgcacaacaCAGTCCAATGCAATACAGTAACTGGATCAAAATAGGTTTACTATAGTGTACTGTAAAACTGCACCGCATCATCTTGCCAGCTATTCTAATATTTTAACCACGATAAGTAGGCTATTAGAAAGTATGGACAATtctgaacatccgggcatttctgatatttctgaTATTGCAAGCAATGCGAATGTTTCCTTTGGGTGAAAACAAACCGtgttttgtattgcttttgtcggtgactagcatacaaaccaggcagattgttgtTACAGTATAgtcaaattaaatgtaattacattttgaaaaaaaaaatcctcatataaatcaaattacaacgatcagaagtccaatgcttttcaatgaaagTGGAGTCCgagtaagaccgccattttgacttgtgacgtaataAATGCAGTCATGCAGGCCAAtactgaacaataaaaaaaataaaatccccatGTTACGGGGTTTGACGCATGCGTAATTGTGACATCACATCacactgctattttttttagcatttggcctacacTTTACAAATCTGTTCGAATGACTTTATCAACagtatttgaacaattttgcaGAACGTTCGAACGAcatagcccagtcaaaactATTTTCTCCACACTGACAGTTTCACTCTTCCGTACGAATGgctgtttgtttacatgtgtCCTGCGATTGGCATGGCGACCAATCCCACAACAATATGGAAAATACAGCATATGGTTGTGTGTGCACTGTGCAAGACTGTTTGTGTTCTACTGTTCCAGTCTTAGCTACGTGTTACCTTATAGTTGAACGGGACCATTTAAAACATGCAAGGCCTGTGTGTGTCTGCGGCTGAAATGGGTGTCAAATGCGGAAAATAAGTAGCCTAAGCAGCCTACTACTGActcctgggcgttatttgaccattttttggctttttgttggttctgactaagccatttcaaaataaaataacgcccaggggttaaatttaaaatattgtagcAAACTTGAACAGTCTCTTATGCAGTCATTAGCTGCATACAATACAAACAATATTACATTGTCTCAcagattgaaaaaaacaatgttagtGAAGCTATATTCTTTGTTGCAAAATGCTTTCTTCTTCCTATAGGGGGCGTAACCATGAAGCAGGATTAATTAAAAGCTCACCCATGACCTTAATGAGCATATAAAGTGGTACATAAAAATCCTGATGAATGGATAACAAATACGAAAGATGTACCAGATATACGacttttgctgttttcattcatCCAGCAACGCTTGACTCACCTCAAGGTTCTCGCCCTTCTGTTCTCTATCAGGCGGCTGCATGGTGATCGGCTGCATGATTTATCCCGACGGCTGGGACTCGGAGGAGGTGAAGCGGATGTGCGGCCAGCGGACCGACAAATACACCCTGGGCAACTGCACGGTGCGCTGGGCCTACATCCTGGCCATCATCAGCATCATGGACTCGCTCATCCTGGCCTTCCTGGCCTTCAGCCTGGGCAGCAGACAGGACAACCTGCTGCCCGAGGACTTCCAGGTGGAGGAGAAAGGTACCAGCGTTTAGGGGAGAATCAATGGGGTGAAGGGCATAAAATATGCACTGAAAGGAATACAAAAAGAGGGCGTGAGAAGCCagattgaaaaatgaatcttaaCTCATTGTGACAACTCAATTTCTGCTGTTTCTCTCTCTTCAATACAGATAACGCATGAACCTCCTAGACACCACCAAAGCAATACTTTCAGGACAATTTTAATCCATAGAAGTGCAGTTTGCTTACGTATGTGTAAGAAAAGACCCAGGATTGGTGTCACAGAAGATATTTTACAAACCCAAACTAGGAGCTTTACCCCTTGAGAAGTAATAATTGCTGATGTACAATCCAAACTCCAAACACCAGAGCCTTCAGTAAAAGAGTTTGATGGCGCCAAAGCCAAAGATGATCAACCAGTAAAGAGAACAGTCGGAGTTTGCTTGGTTCACTGTGCGAAGAGGCGTTTTAGCTGGAAAACATGCCTGCTCAGAATGTTCGGAGCTTCCCGCAGTTCCCGGCTGAAAGAATATCACAGTGTTGGAGTAAGTGCTCTACTCATCTGGAATGGCTGgtgtttttatttctctttCCCAGGCTCAAGGGGTCATCAATGGGTCAAGATGCCGTGACGGAGTATGTCACGGCCCAGATAAATCCCTTCCAGGAGTGAATGGTGTGGCAGAGACTAGGAAGGTCTGTTAGACTCCAGGGGGATTTCTTTGAAGTAGAAAACttgtagtttggatttgaaatatatttccaaTAGTCAAGCATGCATTTCTATAAGCCATTTCTCTGATCATCAAGCAAGCCCAAAAATTCTTGGCAAattgccttaaaaaaataaatccgtcATATTAGTTTGGTATTTTTACAAGATGGCAATTGggagaaatcctgaaaattaagAACACTGCAAATCCAAATGTCAAGTCGAAGCAGTTAACATTCACGATTATTCAATTTAACACAATGTTCATTAGACCTGGCATTCCATGAAATATTGTAAGACtgcaactacaaaaaaaaataataaattgcccGTTAAAGTAATGTGTCTATTTTCAGCAGTGATGAGTCAAGAGACAAATGCTCAAAACAGacttttgtaaacattttattcttaccaacagaaaaaaaacttgactaaAGAGATATTAGAGAATCCATAAAGCAAATAATTTGaggtgtgtatatgtatgtgggGGTTTCTGTACCTTTATCATTTGAGAAGAGTCCATTTCCatgcagttaaaaaaagaacCTGAGCATCCCTTCAAATATTTCAGAAACATAGCTGCTTATGCTGCAGACGGCATGATGGCATCCAACCTCTTGAATTCACACAGACCCAGTTTGATGTTTGCTTCTAAAAATCTAGTCTCATATTAAACAAGAATGTCGTGGGGGAATAATGGACGTTGCATTGTGCCAAGCTGAAAACAAGAATTCATaagcaaaaatgtataaaaatctAATCCTCTTTCCTCATCTAATTGTATACAAACATAAACATGTTTACGCATACCTAGCCAAGCCAAGACTTCCCAGGCCTTTCCCTGGCAGTCAGCATTTTTGCATGTATTCAGTTTAAGTACTTTGAAGGCTCTTGACAACTAAAGGTATAAAAGATGGCACAGCTAATGCAATAGTAAAGTCTGCACATATTTGGCTTCTTCGTGATCTAAACAAATTGGTGATTTGAATGGCAACCTCTGTTCTTGCTGCTGTAATCAAGTGCAAGAGCTACTACCTAACTTCCATCTAAAATATCTGAGttgcaaaatgaaaagaagatTTGGCCTTAGTCTTCCGTCAGTATTGTACACAATGTGGATGGCGACTGAGGTGCAATCTTAGCTGGCGTAACAAGAGTGTGCAGGTTGCATCTGAAGGCCATGAAGAGTGTACAGTCACAGGTTTTGTTTCGGTTTCAAGCCCGGTATATCTCCACACCCATCCTATGTGCAtgtaggtgtgtgcgtgtgtgtatccTTTCACTATTACGTGAAGCAGTGTGCACGCAACGTGCTGCCTCCTATGCTAGCCACGCATGAGAGAGACACTGAGCAGCCGTGGCCCTCCTTTCAGGGACAAGGTCCAGCATGGGCTGCAGGAAGCTGCTGAAGCTGTGGGCCTCTTCTTTGGACCACTCGTACTTGTCCACCAACACGTCAAACATCCCCCATGGCTTCAGTTTTGTAATGTGTCGCAGGTCACCTGGGGTAAAATTACATTGCAAAAGTGAGAAAGCGACATGTACGTGACCAAACTTGGaaaagcaactgtgatgtcatttgaagtcaacagaaagtggcaaaacaGCCGACCCCTGCAGGGTTTCCCACACCATgctaatacttgggcgggccacccaagtaaactggccaccacccaagaagttttcaagaaaattttataattaaaacaaaaaatatatatatatataaacgaaaatgtactttacttaataaaactggactaaaatctatagACATTTTAGAGATGAAAACTATATGATCTTGTCTCTACTAATCTGTCTTGCGTGTCGAGTTGTTTTCTATCAAAAAGATGAGggaattttatgtgaaatagttaatgatccgaaatgttcaacattatctgctgacaaaaaataaaacggggtaaaatgattgtcctgactaaaacgttgacagtttttgttgagtaaaactagacgaatagaattatgttttcttggactaaaataaagactaaaatgctagatttatagtctgCTAAAAGCTGatgaaataaaaacgggatgaggttgactaactatgataaaaactaacaagcctgattgaaactggactaaaactgagactacatttaaaaatgtctgataaaattaacactacccTGGAGCTATCATGGCCTTGGGCTGAAACCTATGCAGCATTGGAGAAGGGCAGACGGCGAGGGGCGGTGTGTGTTTACCTTTCTTATTGAAAAACTCCTTGGAGTATTTGCCTGCCGTGATCAGCTTGCGAGGAACTTTGCCGAGCAGCTCGATGATCAGTGCTATGTGATCTGGAGGCACATCAAATATATTCACTTTCACCTGCAGTTAATAATGTCTTACATATCAAAAGTTATTTATAGTAATGATTTAATGAGAAGAAACCATAAACCTTCATCTCTGGAATAATCTTCTCCTGAGTGGGGTTCAAACAAATAGTCTCCAGTTGCCAGTTCGAAGGCCTGAAGAGGGAGAAAAATCAcgggaataaaaaataaaaataaaaagtttatacaAAGTTGCATTCTTCACTTTCTTATAGAGCAGATAAATAGTACCTCTGTTTTTACAGAGAGAAATGTAGTAATGTGATTGTCTTTTGGGCAAGTGCACAAAGCACAAGCACACCATGCCTGCAGCAACTGTATAACAATGTAGTGTTTTCATCTACAGACTAACAAACTGATGGAATCTCACTGATCATTTCCTATCATAATGCATTTGTCTGCGTCGTGTGTGTTTGCGTTACCATGCAGGCTGTGCTCCAAATGTCTGCTGGTGTGCTGTAGCCAGATCCTATCAGCACCTCCAGCGAACGATATTGCCGAGTCTGGATGTCGTCCGTAAAATGCTTGTGCTGCGCGAGGCGGAAATTGATTTTTCAGTGGACGTATTTGTGACAAATCCAATGAGAGATTcaactgtacagtatatttaataCTCACCACCCAGCAGGCGTTTCCAAGGTCAGCGATCTTGACTTGCAACTTGTCAGCATTCAGAGGGTCCAAGACATTTACTAAcaagctactagatggttctgTTGGAAGAAACCAGAGGCGGCagagaaacaacaaaaaagtcattttataaGTGACAGGCAAACATTTTCTCACTTCGGTTCCCTGTCATTTACATAAATTTAGCTAGGTAGGTTTaacaccatttttgtttttcaattttctaaatttctgcccccaaaacaatgacagatcattttaaagaaagacctatataagtcaatatagcattttttccatAGCAATTtcctattcttctaatttctagcgcatgatcataaaacggccacaagagggcggttGATATTGGCATCTGCCACTGTCAAGAGTaccaaaacattcaaataagGCTGGATGTTTCTCAATACCTGGTGATGGTAGTCGCCCATCTCTAATAGTTGACAATGTTCATAGAAGTCACAAAAGGATGGAATGACCATATTAACGTCAAAGCATGGTGCCTTATTGACCATCATTTACACCAGCAAGATAGTGAACAACTTTTCAAAGAAACTAATTGTTCTACAGTGTTCCCTTACAACTTTGCAGTCCGGTTATTGTAGTTTCACTCCATCGTGAATTTTAATTTGTGACCCGGTTTCTGGTTAAGGTACACCGCCGTAAGATAAGAAAAACGTTCACATAGTTATTAAGCTGACGTTTCTTCATCATGTGTTACATCCCCTCACATTAATTCTTGAACACATAAATCCCCCTGAAAATAAaagtaagcttttttttatatatatatatatatatatatatatatatatatatatatatatatcattaaaaggggaagtcaactccccaaaaatgtcttgataatatgttttatgcagcaaTTGTTTTATCGGCTGGATTCTCCTCCagaactcttattccacaaatgtaatattaatctcagaatgtcatgtttagactagtgaggtcacatacagtataacatattctcaagaaatgtttaaggttaagTTCCCCTTTAAAAAGTCACCCTCTACTTAGAAATTCACCTTGGAACGTatcacaagcaaaaaaaatgagggatcactgtatttgtacatttagaaattGGATTTGTACTGACTAACCATTTTGGCTATTTTCTTCATCTTGACTTTGCGTTTTGTTATCCCCATGTGTGTCCATATCCTCTTCCTTTCTCTCGACTTTGACGCCATCATTCACTTCTGAGGTGACAAAGTCTgagctgagggaaggaggttgcTGCTGTGGTGGCTGCTTTTGCTGAGACTCAAGATCCTCTGAAGGGCCATTACAGCTCTGAAGGTCGTCTTTGTTGCATACTGTGTCGAGAGTTTCTGTTTTATCATCCACATGGTTTGCATTCCGTTGGTCCTCCAGCTCCTCTGCAGACTGCTTGGTCCCATGTTCCTGGATTTCTCGGCTGGCCTCGCTCACTGGTATGGAGGTGTTACCGTTGCAGTTGACATCCATGTTGTTCTCCTCCTTGGTGGCGCCCTCTGTGGGTACACTTGGCTCTGACATCTGTTGGGGTAGCTCGACAGCTGGTGACTCTGTAACAAATTTAATAAGCACATTTTCATACATCCACTTAGCTTTACTTCCGAAAGATAAGCCCCAGCAAGTAGTGCCTTTGCCAAGAGGATAATGCAAATGTGCTTCACCGACACTCAGCGAGGTATTAATTCAAAAATATCTAAGTTTGTATTTCCTTTTTGGTCAATCACCTGTGATAGGATGCTTTGTGTCGTTTTGCAGAGTGGCCGACACAGAGACGGGGGCAGAGGAGATGTCAGATGTCGTTTCTGCCGTGTCCTCCTCTTTCTCGTCTCCTGCTTTGAGTGTCACTCCTCCTCCCACTTGAAGCTGCTCTGCCtgcttcttctgcttcttcttcattttcctctttttgttctttgacattttggacaTCTTGAGAGAGACAAGAAATTAATAAGTACTCTTTTACTTGACGTATATTCGGCACAGTcatccatatttgtatttttttatgacaaaaaaaaaagtaccggcTTGGGTGCTGGAGCTGTACTCACTGTGGGAAGAAGGAAAAAGGGAGGAGGATTACATTACTAGAGGACCTGTGCAGTACATCCATCACCTCTGTGGAAACTGACTCACACCAAGATGTATTAACAGACTCATGCAGAGGCAGTCTCTCGCTGCTCAGAGCAAGAAGCTCATTTACACATTCACAGTCTACGGTGACTCATAGCTAACTGCTCCAATCCTCAAGTTTATGACTATTTAAACTACATCAATAAACAAATCATCAAGCTAATTATTTTGTGATGTCAAAATCAAGACTAAAGGGAAATCAATTGAGGCTGGTAATCCAAACAGCTAATCGTGACTTGACAAGCAAATTGTAGATTAAACACATGAACCTAGTCAGGGGAGCTGAAAGAGGAAATAAAAGTGTGACCTGCAGAACCAGAGGGTGGTGCCACACCAGTCTTTTGCCACTGAGTCGCCTCGACAGCCATTTTCTTGATATATGACTCATTGACAGTTAGAAGAATGTTTTCTGGCTTGATGTCTGTGTGGATAATTTTACATTTGGTGTGAAGGTAGTCTAAACCTTGAAGGACCTGCACGAAAGTGAAGACGGACCATGTTTATTATCAAAACATATACGTCAATCAAGCCTTTTTGGGAGTTTGCTACAATACCTGTCTAATGATGCTTTTAACACACGGCAAAGGCAGGCCTTGATAGTTTGACTTGATGATCCACTTCAGTAGATGGTACCCCAGCACCTCAAATACCATGCATACATCTAGTGGAATGCAAGTCAAGGAAGAACAGAATTGGACATCGCTCTTTAAACAAGTGCCATTTTACTGACCCACAATGGACTTCAGCAACTACAAATGAATGATAATGATATCCAGAGGGTGTGTGGGTGTGCTGGCAGATAGCACAGCTGCAGACTCGATGCtgtgggagagagaaaaaaaaaagaaggaatggTGCCAACGTCAATGCATCAGAGCCTGTGACACCCAAGGATGTGCCAATGCGCACAGCTAGCTGTCAGATGAGGACCCACAAATAGCTATGCAGAGAGATGAGGCGGACGGTTTGGGAGGATGCTAAAGTGAGTCTACAAGTCATATGTAAGCACAATaatgggggaggaaaaaaatctatCCAAGTAAGGGTCGTAAGAGATTTTGTAAAATGAGTCCGAGACAATCAACAACATATTAAGGTATTCAAAGATACGAGTGCCATTCATGCCAGAAATTTTGAAGTCATCAAGTAGCTGCACCACCCTCTCCCTGCTGGGGTCAGCGGGGTCTGTGTTTCGCacctgaaacaaacaaaaccaacacaGTCACACGTATGAGGGATAATTGGCGGaaacaaagaaaataagaaatgaGGCTATCCACATTACAGATTTAAGCAGCTTGATCTCATCCAGAGCCGTCTCTGTGTAATGCTCAGCACTTTTCACAACCTTCATAGCTACAAAGCGCTTCTCCCTGCAAAGTGAACACATAAAacaggatattttttttaaacaatcacaTAGGCATTATTCAAATTCAGTTGTACAGCATGTACCAAAGCACTTTCTGTCCACAAATCTAGCATTTAATTTGTCCATTTATtgtagcaatgttttttttttttattgtgaagcTTCTCAAGTTATCTCTGCAGTCTAACAACTTACTGGATGTCCCAAGCCAGCCACACTGTGGAGAAGTGCCCCCAGCCAAGCTTCCGGATCACATGGTATCTTCCGTTGAAAAGATCTCCAATCTTCACGTGGTGATATCCCCCTGACCAAACAAAGATGATGCATATGCCCAAGATTCATGAATTctcattccaaaaaaataaattttctatGATAACAGACAGAGAGTTTGTACCCTTGCAGTAGTCACCAGGGTCCTCTTGCTCATCATCATCAGAGCCCAGGATCTCCTCATCCTGTTCTGGGACGGGCGAGTCTTCCTGATTTGGCTTGGAGCTGCCACCACAGCTCTGAGGCTCTGGTCTTAGGATAAAGAGACAGGAGGAGGTTGAGTCAGAGGTcacagaaaaaggaaaaactgacaATTGGTGATTAAGTATAGAAGAAGTATTTTGGGGCTCTTAGGTTCAAAACAATATTGCAAGACTTTTAcccattatgtatttttaaagtcagaaaGGTGAAAATGGAATAGCAGCTCAcacaactacagtaatttctggactctAAGCcgctatttttttcacttgcactcaaccctgcggctaatacaaaggtgtggcttatccatcagatcacaaggggacgtactataaaggaagcgcaagagcgtcaggcagagcaaaacaaaccatgtGAGCCCGGCTTACAGTCGAGTGCGGCTTatgtgtgtaacaaactcgaatattccccaaatttagctagcacggcttatagtcaggtgcgccttatagttcAGCAATTACTGTAATGAAATAAACCAATCAGGTTAATTCCAAGGCATAAGCACAACATTGTTGCTTGACATCTTCACATCTCTATGATGCACACAGAAATGCTGCATGGCAAAACAGGATCAAATCTTCCCGAATGAGCAGCtgtaaaaattgacattttccccAGTTTGCCCTCTCATCACTTGCAAATCcaaagtctttgtcacagccgtTACTAAAATAGCAGCTAATACTCAAGTGGGCAATGCTGGAATTGGGGTCAGCACAGCTTCCCCCTTTAGCCACCTCCTAATTAACAAGCACGTAgaaatatttgcaatattttgctGCTGGAAAAATACTGCCAAACAGTAATCATGAGGCCTACTGATCCACTGCATTTACCATGGCACAATGGCTACTGTTGCCCAACTATATCATTTGTGATTTTTCAAATCATTGCACTTGCAGGGGGACAGCGGGACAACATGCACAAAGTCACTCAAACAAGACCGGACACGAAGCGCAAATGTCTGCTAAAATGAGTGACCACCTAACACATATGAGAATCCTTCGACCAAGACCTAATATCATTAAACTTTAACCGCTTTGCTGAACAGCTGAGGGGTATACGGGGGGTGACGTGTTCCAGTTGTGATGTGCGAATATGAACCTATAGTCgattaaatcattaaaaacaatcTTGTCCCCATAGCTTGTACAGAACTACTCACAGCAAAGTAACAGTTGGTGTttgtttgtctaaaaaaaaaatcaacttggAAAGTAAACTAGTAAGACAAGAAGCCCTTGCAGTGCTGAAAGGTCAAACTGCAGAGGAAAACAAACAAGCCACCAACTTTTGGAAAGAGAATATAACACGCCAACCAGCAACAAAATTAAGAGCAGCACGTTGAATCAATTACCCAGTAGTGAGACTTTAAGTGGTAACATACAAAGTGACAAGAAGTAATACATGAACATCAAATAACAGACAATTCAACTTGGCTCCAATGTTTCAAGTGTTTTCCTGGCAACATCATTTAAAGAAGTTCCTTctgcaatatatttttaaaatcatctcATGTTTCCATTGAAACTTTTCTAGCAATAAACGTTCCAGCAGCCTGATGTGGTCACTCTgcaatatttgtgtgtgtccaaaTTTATCTCAGATAATATTGCTGCATTTGTTATTCAAGTAAATACACATTTGTGGTGCTGAGCGCTATCATGTAACCTTTAAGCTCAATGTGGCTGAAGGAAAACAGAGGCAATGAAACAAGTTGTATTTATCTTGTTCATGCAGTCAGATAATTTATGCTGCCATGTTTGCATTTGTCAAGTTCCTCAACTTGTCTCTGCAGCGTCTTTATCGCTTAATGCTCACCCAATCACCACAATTGAAACTCTGCAAGCGAGACTAAAAAGTGAGAGTTTGTGCATGtgtctatttgttttttactgcaGCACACATACAGAGAAATTCCCTGACATTCAAACACCCCTCAGTCAAGTCAAGGGCAAATACGACGATATTGTACTTACAGGACAATGTGTAAAATTCAACATGTGGTCCTaattccaaaaaacaacccaaaatcaAGATCAAATCTCCATGCTTACCTGCAGGACGCACGGATACCCATGAGACGTGATGCAGGAAAGAGGACAGGACAGTGGAGGAGAAAGGGCAGGTGTTCAAAGATGCTCTCACTTCATTAGTCAAGAGTGGAGAAAAATAATCAAGGGTGAGGCATGGAGAATGAGTAGCAGAGTTGAGATGAGTAGGATGCTCCGTGGTGGAAATGAAGCGAAAGACAGCAGAGAAGAGAAATGCTTGCACTCGGGGAATCGGCGCTCACTCGCAGACTCTCTCTTCTCCAATCACACATCGGCTTACACTATCTCCATTGCTctagttctctctctctccttctctgACCGAGAACTCTCCTTGGCTGCTGTCAGCCTCTGGCCCCACCCCCTGGACTAGCAGCTGGCTGATGATTGGGCGACGCAGCTCAGCACTGCAATGCAGGTGAGGGACCACATCAACCTCTTCTTTCAACCATTTTTTTCACCCCCATTTGTCTTCACTCAACCTGATCAACATTATTACCCACAATCACAGCCGCCAGAGTAGCAGCATCCTTTGCACTAGAGAAGCAAAATGTCACTGAGGCTAAACACTCACTGCAGGATTAACCACGATGAGGACAGTTGGGGTGCTTTATACAATATGGGAATGGACCCATCTTGATGATAGCTTCTGAGGATGGTATTATGAGCCAAATGAAATGTTTACAACATCCCTCCGTGGTTGTACAATTcagaatttgaataaaataagtAACATGTTGCTTaagttgtttttccccccactgaGGGGGACCCAAAAAAGATACCAGCGATGAAGGAAAATAAGTGACATCCACATCCACAAGTGTATTTTCATCTTGAAATCAAAAGGTTTTCACTTCTTTTAGCAAAGCCGAAACacacaataatgaaaataattagCATTACTACCTTTGAAATTGAAACTCTTTATGCATTTAAGATGGTCAGCTTATTCtcacaatcttttcttttcttttttttatgatttgattTTATCACAATCTTTTCTATGGATGCACGATAACGCTATTTTTAGCCAATACCgaaaaccaataatttagaaagtgctgaTGTCGATAACTGATAAGCCAATAATTGTTTCCAAATTaactttaatacaaatatacttttgaatCCTACTATacgtctaacatgtacaaatacattgaaacaaagcaccatgaagctgaattttattgatatctctgcttcaaagacagcCGACACTACCATAGTAGAGGAGGgggttgggcacaacttgagcaaCAACCACAACCAAATGGAccgatttctttattatctgatttatctgtatgacgtcaaattggtcgataattgccgataattatcggccaccgatattatcgtgcatccctaatctTTTCCCTTACAAtcac harbors:
- the srpk1b gene encoding SRSF protein kinase 1b, whose protein sequence is MERKVLALQARKKRTKPRKTGRKPEPQSCGGSSKPNQEDSPVPEQDEEILGSDDDEQEDPGDYCKGGYHHVKIGDLFNGRYHVIRKLGWGHFSTVWLAWDIQEKRFVAMKVVKSAEHYTETALDEIKLLKSVRNTDPADPSRERVVQLLDDFKISGMNGTHVCMVFEVLGYHLLKWIIKSNYQGLPLPCVKSIIRQVLQGLDYLHTKCKIIHTDIKPENILLTVNESYIKKMAVEATQWQKTGVAPPSGSAVSTAPAPKPMSKMSKNKKRKMKKKQKKQAEQLQVGGGVTLKAGDEKEEDTAETTSDISSAPVSVSATLQNDTKHPITESPAVELPQQMSEPSVPTEGATKEENNMDVNCNGNTSIPVSEASREIQEHGTKQSAEELEDQRNANHVDDKTETLDTVCNKDDLQSCNGPSEDLESQQKQPPQQQPPSLSSDFVTSEVNDGVKVERKEEDMDTHGDNKTQSQDEENSQNEPSSSLLVNVLDPLNADKLQVKIADLGNACWVHKHFTDDIQTRQYRSLEVLIGSGYSTPADIWSTACMAFELATGDYLFEPHSGEDYSRDEDHIALIIELLGKVPRKLITAGKYSKEFFNKKGDLRHITKLKPWGMFDVLVDKYEWSKEEAHSFSSFLQPMLDLVPERRATAAQCLSHAWLA